From Polaribacter butkevichii, a single genomic window includes:
- a CDS encoding cadherin-like domain-containing protein: protein MITPKKNKYKLLIFFLLFYQVIAAQTAPSAEPDSYETKTNTALKIDSLGVLANDKDLDGDLLKVTAFSANGKTYSPGDTANLPEGTISIKANGGFNYSPAVDYNDITLIVNYTISDGTYTDSTDLTLSITNVNSPEAKNDIYTTETNADLNIYAPGLLDNDADKDENTLSITAFKIDTVSYTVGEKAVFSEGSISINADGSFFFTPATDYNNKIRTINYTVTDGTFTDSANLNIKIINLYPPEAKDNYDTAEINTTLKVDAPGVLINDKDQDNNALSVIQFIVNEKTYNIGQTATFLEGSITFKADGSYTFIPAKDYTGNVPVIKYIISDGTFTAAANLFLTVEHITNLIEIKSLSSCNQGYTVDGMYKIKYYTTLTNTSTARDYHATNLIKKIDLTNDLNAIYGNGCVTQIEGVSINTTAVKDYVGSPYPLEFNNDAINDDFLNATSNSIFNQNAINNFTLYPRQSINIEFCVIVNPFCNGRPTPTPSGSGINFNHVLEVTSTIGSHSTDLLLKDFHTTEAILAGGLYIPVPKPTVNPDGTFDYTNRVILTNEGTATAQNINYNMGLGNFLDKRIVFNELKVTQIAGPPVTVNNAYNGNTNTQLLMPNNSLAAGETIILEIFYLTAPFSSSQINHFKQLELSQTQGGLDGFDETTSSNNKNYSFVNWSDSLGKHLDRYYPTSSPVDPVSSSLQCSCSSSSMVFLFSSLTSNQKTISKVEKIPNGILEHQEITFQLTIKNTSNIVQLENLQLQDNLKNICSGNIVSVSTPFIESSTATTNPTLNPEYNGTSDIEFFNGTSGILMKGESITVQFSVILNEDCLGTNTSVFSATDPLNRVISSSGSVGINASTDTDNDGITNVTDIDDDNDTIRDIDEYNGLNPLDDHDGDLTPNYRDTDYGVDANNDGIVDLFDFDNDGVPNHFDLDSDNDGILDIVEAGNKASDTNRTGRTNKSVGTNGLDNTVENNDSLTTSTNYTIPNTDRSNTPNFIDIDADGDGIVDNIEGQTTTNYKAPNGIITDLGIDTAYPNGITPTDTDRDATPDYVDINSDNDIRNDAIEGWDFNNDGIAETIPLNLDSDNDGLDNAFDTNNTILNPTNGQVPTDFPNVDTPDGDAHDIDRDWREIIAIVVRIDNVTVNESEDAIFTISLVKKNEPTKQIQSATPIQISFTTEDGTATTDKYNIAIAPFDYNKTTSATLTIPPFTEVGNFTVATFNDLINELDELFTLNGKITSNNTINTEISGFATILDDDEVPSITMNNAISNEGEDLEHTVTISNPSSRPIYIDINTTNGSAISPDDYNSFYTTLTIEETTNPSNPNTETSFNIPTKIDDLNEPNEFLNVLGVAASTNVGAQDLTKTGIIIDINPEPKVVINDVTVIEGTTLVFTISLVNPNSEEPMQNSLPINFKLKSVNETASDLQDFKNLTTTSSIPAYTTSITQPILTIDDILNEDTETMLLQATITSTDISNVTPVLYGIGTIQDNDVPNLFSPNGDGKSDVFEIDGMSKFPYFKITIMDRWGSEVYSYNNNGNTNPQWWDGTNNGTPVTEGVYYYTINFNDGITNPKRSFIQLIR from the coding sequence ATGATAACCCCTAAAAAAAATAAATATAAGCTACTTATATTCTTTCTACTATTCTATCAAGTTATAGCGGCTCAAACAGCACCAAGCGCAGAACCAGATAGTTACGAAACCAAAACAAACACGGCACTAAAAATTGATTCTCTTGGTGTATTAGCTAATGACAAAGATCTCGATGGAGATCTGCTAAAGGTTACGGCCTTTTCTGCAAACGGTAAAACGTACTCTCCTGGAGACACTGCTAATTTACCTGAAGGAACTATTTCTATAAAAGCCAATGGTGGTTTTAACTATTCTCCTGCTGTAGATTATAATGACATTACTCTTATTGTTAACTATACTATTTCTGATGGAACATATACAGACTCTACCGATTTAACTCTTAGCATTACTAATGTAAATTCGCCAGAAGCAAAAAATGATATTTATACAACAGAAACAAACGCAGATCTAAATATTTATGCTCCAGGTTTACTAGACAACGACGCAGATAAAGATGAAAATACGTTATCAATTACAGCCTTTAAAATAGATACAGTAAGCTACACAGTTGGCGAAAAAGCAGTTTTTTCTGAAGGTTCTATTTCTATAAATGCTGATGGTAGTTTTTTCTTTACTCCTGCTACTGATTATAATAATAAAATTCGTACAATTAACTATACAGTAACAGACGGAACTTTTACAGATTCTGCTAATTTAAATATTAAAATTATTAATTTATATCCGCCAGAGGCGAAAGATAATTATGATACCGCAGAGATAAACACCACTCTAAAAGTAGATGCACCAGGTGTTTTAATTAATGATAAAGACCAAGATAACAACGCCTTATCTGTTATCCAATTTATTGTAAACGAAAAAACGTACAACATTGGGCAAACGGCTACCTTTTTAGAAGGAAGTATTACTTTTAAAGCAGATGGTAGTTATACTTTTATTCCTGCTAAAGATTATACAGGTAATGTTCCTGTAATTAAATATATAATTTCTGATGGAACTTTTACCGCTGCTGCTAATTTGTTTTTAACTGTAGAACACATTACAAATCTAATAGAAATTAAGTCTTTATCTAGTTGTAACCAAGGATATACTGTAGACGGAATGTATAAAATTAAATACTATACAACCTTAACAAACACAAGTACCGCAAGAGATTACCACGCTACAAACCTTATTAAAAAAATAGATTTAACAAATGATTTAAACGCTATTTATGGAAATGGATGTGTTACTCAAATAGAAGGTGTTTCAATTAATACTACTGCTGTTAAAGACTACGTTGGCAGCCCGTATCCTTTAGAGTTTAATAATGATGCCATCAATGATGATTTTTTAAACGCTACATCAAATTCTATTTTTAATCAAAATGCCATAAATAATTTTACACTATACCCAAGACAATCTATTAATATTGAGTTTTGTGTTATTGTAAACCCTTTTTGTAATGGTAGACCAACCCCTACTCCTTCTGGTTCTGGCATAAATTTTAACCATGTATTAGAAGTTACATCAACAATAGGAAGCCATTCTACAGATCTTTTACTTAAAGATTTTCATACTACAGAGGCTATTTTAGCAGGTGGGTTATATATACCTGTACCAAAACCAACTGTAAATCCAGACGGAACTTTCGATTACACCAACAGAGTTATTTTAACAAATGAAGGAACTGCTACTGCCCAAAATATTAATTACAACATGGGGTTAGGAAATTTCTTAGATAAAAGAATTGTTTTTAATGAACTTAAAGTTACACAAATTGCAGGACCTCCTGTTACCGTTAACAACGCTTATAACGGAAACACAAATACACAATTATTAATGCCTAATAATTCTCTTGCAGCAGGAGAAACTATCATTTTAGAAATCTTTTATCTAACAGCTCCTTTTTCTTCTTCGCAAATTAATCATTTTAAGCAATTAGAACTTTCTCAAACACAAGGTGGCTTGGATGGATTTGATGAAACAACTTCATCAAATAATAAAAACTACTCTTTTGTAAATTGGTCAGATAGTTTAGGTAAACATTTAGACAGGTATTATCCTACTAGTTCTCCTGTAGACCCAGTATCTTCTTCATTACAATGTAGCTGTTCTTCATCTAGTATGGTCTTTTTATTTAGTTCTTTAACAAGCAACCAAAAAACAATTTCTAAGGTAGAGAAAATTCCTAATGGAATTTTAGAACACCAAGAAATTACGTTTCAACTTACCATAAAAAATACTAGTAATATTGTACAATTAGAAAATCTACAATTACAAGACAACTTAAAGAATATTTGTTCTGGAAACATTGTTTCTGTGAGCACTCCTTTTATAGAAAGTTCTACCGCAACAACAAACCCAACATTAAATCCTGAGTATAACGGTACTTCTGATATTGAATTTTTTAATGGAACATCGGGTATATTAATGAAAGGAGAATCAATTACAGTTCAGTTTTCTGTAATTTTAAATGAAGATTGTTTAGGCACCAATACTTCGGTATTTTCTGCAACAGATCCTTTAAACAGAGTAATAAGTTCTTCTGGTTCTGTTGGTATAAACGCATCTACAGATACTGATAATGACGGAATTACAAATGTTACCGATATTGACGATGATAATGATACCATACGAGATATTGATGAATATAACGGATTAAATCCTTTAGATGATCATGATGGCGATTTAACACCCAACTACAGAGATACCGATTATGGTGTTGATGCCAATAATGATGGTATTGTAGATCTTTTTGATTTTGATAATGATGGTGTCCCAAATCATTTTGATTTAGATAGTGATAATGATGGTATTTTAGATATTGTAGAGGCAGGTAATAAAGCCTCAGACACCAATCGTACTGGTAGAACAAATAAAAGTGTTGGTACAAACGGACTTGACAACACTGTTGAAAATAACGATTCTCTTACAACTTCAACGAATTATACAATTCCGAATACAGACAGAAGCAACACTCCTAATTTTATAGATATTGATGCTGATGGAGACGGAATTGTTGATAATATAGAGGGACAAACAACAACCAACTACAAAGCACCAAACGGAATTATAACCGATTTAGGTATAGACACAGCCTATCCAAACGGAATTACACCAACAGATACAGATCGGGATGCTACACCAGATTATGTTGATATCAATTCTGATAACGACATCCGTAATGATGCCATTGAAGGTTGGGATTTTAACAATGATGGAATTGCAGAAACAATACCTTTAAATTTAGACAGCGATAATGACGGTTTAGATAATGCTTTTGACACAAACAACACCATTTTAAACCCAACAAATGGTCAAGTGCCTACAGATTTTCCAAATGTAGACACTCCTGATGGTGATGCCCATGATATAGACAGAGATTGGAGAGAAATTATAGCCATTGTTGTACGTATTGATAATGTTACAGTCAATGAAAGTGAAGATGCAATTTTTACCATTTCGTTAGTTAAAAAAAATGAGCCTACTAAACAAATTCAAAGCGCAACGCCAATTCAAATTAGTTTTACCACAGAAGATGGTACAGCTACCACAGACAAGTATAATATAGCAATAGCCCCTTTTGATTATAATAAAACAACTTCTGCTACTTTAACAATACCTCCTTTTACAGAGGTAGGTAATTTTACAGTTGCTACTTTTAACGATCTTATTAATGAATTAGATGAGTTATTTACTTTAAACGGAAAAATAACCTCTAACAACACCATTAACACAGAAATAAGTGGGTTTGCTACTATTTTAGATGATGATGAGGTTCCTTCAATTACAATGAACAACGCAATAAGTAATGAAGGAGAAGATTTAGAACACACCGTTACAATCAGCAATCCATCATCAAGACCAATTTACATAGACATTAACACCACAAATGGATCGGCAATAAGCCCTGATGATTACAATTCTTTTTATACAACCTTAACTATAGAAGAAACTACAAATCCTAGTAATCCAAATACAGAAACCTCATTTAACATTCCAACCAAAATTGATGATTTAAATGAACCTAATGAGTTTTTAAATGTTTTAGGCGTAGCAGCATCAACAAATGTAGGTGCACAAGATTTAACAAAAACAGGAATCATCATAGATATTAACCCAGAACCTAAAGTAGTTATAAACGACGTAACGGTTATAGAAGGCACCACACTAGTTTTTACAATTTCGCTTGTAAACCCTAATTCAGAAGAACCAATGCAAAACTCGCTGCCTATTAATTTTAAATTAAAATCGGTTAACGAAACTGCTAGTGATTTGCAAGATTTTAAAAACTTAACAACCACTTCCTCAATACCTGCATACACAACATCTATAACACAACCCATACTAACCATAGATGATATTTTAAATGAAGATACAGAAACAATGCTATTACAAGCCACAATAACATCTACAGATATTTCTAACGTTACACCTGTATTATATGGTATTGGAACCATACAAGACAACGATGTTCCTAACCTATTTTCGCCAAATGGCGACGGAAAAAGTGATGTTTTTGAGATAGACGGAATGTCTAAGTTTCCTTATTTTAAAATTACTATAATGGATCGTTGGGGAAGTGAAGTATATAGTTACAATAATAATGGTAATACAAACCCACAATGGTGGGATGGCACAAATAATGGAACACCGGTTACCGAAGGAGTGTACTATTACACTATAAATTTTAATGATGGTATTACAAACCCAAAAAGAAGTTTTATTCAATTAATAAGATGA
- a CDS encoding nucleoside triphosphate pyrophosphohydrolase family protein, with translation MKNKIAAVTQFHTAFKLNMNQKPIVDIGEDRKKLRFDLMKEENEEYLEAAENNDLVEVADALGDMLYILCGTIIEHGMQDKIEEVFNEIQRSNMSKLGEDGKPIYREDGKVLKGPNYFKPNILKILEK, from the coding sequence ATGAAGAATAAAATAGCAGCAGTAACGCAATTTCACACCGCTTTTAAATTAAACATGAATCAAAAACCTATTGTAGATATAGGTGAAGATAGAAAAAAACTTCGATTTGATTTAATGAAAGAAGAAAATGAAGAGTATTTAGAAGCTGCAGAAAATAACGATTTGGTGGAGGTGGCAGATGCCTTAGGTGATATGTTGTATATTTTATGTGGTACTATTATAGAGCACGGTATGCAAGATAAAATAGAAGAAGTCTTTAATGAAATACAACGCAGTAATATGAGTAAATTAGGTGAAGATGGTAAACCTATTTACAGAGAAGATGGCAAAGTATTAAAGGGACCTAATTATTTTAAACCTAATATTTTAAAAATTTTAGAAAAATAA
- a CDS encoding ABC transporter ATPase, with product MFVDYSIITEDAKVWVYPSSRKFYPNEIEGIENKVKTFIESWKSDDENFKASYKFLYNRFIVLFADDENSTLSNADIDASVSFILGLQQEYEVELLDKMNACFKQGEFVQYKELKDFKKLLKNKAVTAKSIIFDNLITTKVDFENNWEIPIEESWYNRYL from the coding sequence ATGTTTGTAGATTATTCCATAATTACTGAAGATGCTAAAGTTTGGGTGTACCCTTCTAGCAGAAAATTTTATCCTAATGAAATTGAAGGAATAGAAAATAAAGTAAAAACCTTTATTGAAAGCTGGAAATCTGATGACGAAAATTTTAAAGCGTCCTACAAATTTCTATACAACAGATTTATTGTTCTTTTTGCTGATGATGAAAATTCTACTTTATCAAATGCAGATATTGACGCATCTGTTTCTTTTATCTTAGGGCTACAACAAGAATACGAAGTAGAATTATTAGACAAAATGAATGCTTGTTTTAAACAAGGAGAATTTGTACAATACAAAGAACTAAAAGACTTTAAAAAACTACTTAAAAACAAAGCTGTAACAGCAAAAAGCATCATTTTTGATAATTTAATTACCACAAAAGTAGACTTTGAAAACAATTGGGAAATCCCTATTGAAGAAAGCTGGTACAATAGATACTTATAA
- a CDS encoding thioredoxin family protein, whose protein sequence is MKNIIKKSLENALSYQEFRALVSNLLAEGKATGHNQSEDLTNYSMLNDRRMKRLDKTIKISENTIAEIQEVKEPQTWLVIAEGWCGDAAQNLPVIAKIAEANKLIDLKLVLRDDNEDLMNLFLTNGGKAIPKLIALDKEHNVIDTWGPRPTVATQMVADYKAKHGALDAEFKQDLQVWYNKNKGQSVQDDFIKLFKKSFATEL, encoded by the coding sequence ATGAAAAATATTATTAAAAAAAGTTTAGAAAACGCATTATCATATCAAGAATTTAGAGCTTTAGTAAGCAATTTATTAGCAGAAGGAAAAGCTACAGGTCATAATCAATCTGAAGATTTAACAAATTATAGTATGTTAAACGACAGAAGAATGAAACGACTAGATAAAACCATAAAAATTTCTGAGAACACAATTGCAGAAATACAAGAAGTAAAAGAACCACAAACATGGTTGGTTATTGCTGAAGGATGGTGTGGAGATGCTGCACAAAACCTACCTGTAATTGCTAAAATTGCAGAAGCAAACAAACTAATTGATTTAAAATTAGTTTTAAGAGATGATAACGAAGATTTAATGAACTTATTTTTAACCAATGGAGGTAAAGCAATTCCTAAATTAATTGCTTTAGATAAAGAGCATAACGTAATTGACACTTGGGGACCAAGACCAACTGTTGCCACTCAAATGGTGGCCGATTACAAAGCAAAACACGGTGCATTAGACGCTGAGTTTAAACAAGATCTACAAGTTTGGTATAATAAAAACAAAGGACAAAGCGTACAAGATGACTTTATAAAACTTTTTAAAAAGTCTTTTGCAACAGAACTCTAA
- a CDS encoding NAD-dependent epimerase/dehydratase family protein produces MGEIILVLGASGQIGNELTQKLRVLYGNNHVIASDIREGNKKMMASGPFEIIDATDKETILATIKQHKVTQVYLLAAILSATAEQHPQKAWDLNMNSLLAVLDLAKEKHIKQVYWPSSIAVFGPNTPKINTPQNTVMQPSTVYGISKVAGEFWCNYYHEKFGVDVRSLRYPGIISWNSKPGGGTTDYAVDIYFNAIEKGSYQCFLAKNTRLPMMYMEDAVNATIQLMQTDVKNIKNRTGYNLAAMSFTPEEIASEIKKHIPEFKISYQPDFRQQIADSWPASIDDSEARSDWNWQHKFNLSTMTKDILTNLQKELL; encoded by the coding sequence AATTGACACAAAAACTCCGCGTTTTATATGGCAACAACCATGTAATTGCTTCAGACATTAGAGAAGGCAATAAAAAAATGATGGCTTCTGGTCCATTTGAAATTATTGATGCTACTGACAAAGAAACAATACTTGCAACCATAAAACAACACAAAGTTACCCAGGTTTATTTATTAGCTGCCATATTATCTGCAACTGCAGAACAACACCCACAAAAAGCATGGGACTTAAATATGAACTCATTACTAGCTGTTTTAGATTTAGCTAAAGAAAAACATATTAAACAAGTATATTGGCCAAGTTCTATTGCCGTTTTTGGACCGAATACACCAAAAATTAACACACCACAAAATACAGTAATGCAGCCTTCTACAGTTTACGGAATTAGTAAAGTTGCAGGCGAATTTTGGTGTAATTATTACCACGAAAAATTTGGTGTAGATGTTAGAAGTTTACGTTATCCGGGTATTATTTCTTGGAACTCTAAACCTGGTGGAGGAACAACAGATTATGCAGTAGACATTTATTTTAACGCTATAGAAAAAGGATCTTACCAATGTTTTTTAGCTAAAAACACACGCCTACCAATGATGTATATGGAGGATGCTGTTAATGCAACCATACAATTAATGCAAACGGATGTTAAAAATATAAAAAATAGAACGGGTTATAATTTAGCGGCTATGAGTTTTACACCAGAAGAAATTGCATCAGAAATAAAAAAACACATTCCTGAATTTAAAATTTCTTATCAACCAGATTTTAGACAGCAAATTGCAGATAGCTGGCCAGCATCTATAGATGATTCTGAAGCAAGATCCGATTGGAATTGGCAGCACAAATTTAATTTATCTACAATGACAAAAGATATTCTTACCAACTTACAAAAAGAACTACTTTAA